A single window of Opitutaceae bacterium DNA harbors:
- a CDS encoding SDR family oxidoreductase, translating to MASPTPYDFTGRTVVITGAGSGFGLASAQQFAAGGASVIGIDRNAGSLAAVIASLPPSPSGAPAHRAIVADLRPAEAAERVIAEAASHSAYLDVLVNSAGVCHFNRPATITAEEWDEVLEIDLRALFFLGTAFAERVDAKRGARIINLGSNAGRKGRALSAHYAAAKAAVASVSESLALAYGPRNVTCNTVCPAVVLTPLWEESFRELGNLTGKSSADLVAGWTQATPLRRLGTPEDVADLITFLASDRGGFITGQTINVCGGFQHTC from the coding sequence ATGGCTTCGCCCACTCCCTACGATTTCACCGGCCGCACGGTCGTCATCACCGGTGCCGGCAGCGGCTTCGGTCTCGCCTCGGCGCAGCAGTTTGCCGCCGGCGGCGCGAGCGTCATCGGCATCGACCGCAACGCCGGCAGCCTCGCCGCCGTCATCGCATCGCTGCCGCCTTCCCCGTCCGGCGCGCCGGCGCATCGCGCGATTGTTGCCGATCTTCGTCCCGCCGAGGCAGCTGAACGCGTGATAGCCGAAGCCGCTTCCCACTCGGCCTATCTCGATGTGCTGGTGAACTCCGCTGGCGTCTGCCATTTCAACAGGCCAGCCACCATCACCGCGGAGGAGTGGGACGAGGTGCTCGAGATTGATCTGCGCGCGCTCTTTTTTCTGGGGACCGCGTTCGCGGAACGCGTCGATGCGAAGCGCGGCGCGCGAATCATCAATCTCGGCTCCAACGCCGGGCGCAAGGGCCGCGCGCTTTCCGCCCACTACGCGGCTGCCAAGGCCGCGGTCGCCAGCGTGTCCGAGTCCCTCGCCCTGGCCTACGGTCCGCGCAATGTCACCTGCAACACGGTCTGTCCGGCCGTCGTGCTGACGCCGCTGTGGGAGGAGAGCTTCCGTGAGCTCGGAAATTTGACGGGCAAGTCGTCCGCCGATCTCGTCGCCGGCTGGACCCAGGCAACCCCGCTGCGACGCCTGGGCACGCCCGAGGATGTCGCCGATCTCATCACATTCCTCGCCAGCGACCGGGGTGGTTTCATCACCGGGCAAACCATCAACGTCTGCGGCGGTTTCCAGCACACCTGCTGA
- a CDS encoding mandelate racemase/muconate lactonizing enzyme family protein, whose translation MKITSVRPFTVRYPEPHDHNRPRLLTLVRIETDSGHVGWGEAITMFLGACRATEAVVTEDFAPLLIGQDPLNVLGLHDRLRRHVWWYGPQGIAALALSAVDIALWDLKGRILGQPVWSLLGGKVRDAVVPCACIHFDLDRFEWNLDEFRAFAAEGYRYVKGGWGSRPENVFGQDRERDIALVSACRAAIGDKVDLVVDALAARTRWDVKTAVQRCRDLAPFRLRWIEEPLPPTDLEGHVALRAQVDQHIGTGEQEWNLEGYRRLLRYGAVDIVQMDPARCQGITGTLAIARLLESENKPYTLHTWSSALCTAAGIAVQAATSNGLTFDHKPRPNPMQHELVEDSWQVVNGTIAVRDTAGLGVTVRESVVERYRI comes from the coding sequence GTGAAAATCACCTCCGTCCGTCCCTTCACTGTTCGCTACCCCGAGCCTCACGATCACAACCGGCCGCGTCTGCTGACACTCGTGCGAATCGAGACAGACAGCGGTCATGTCGGCTGGGGCGAGGCCATCACGATGTTCCTCGGTGCCTGTCGCGCGACGGAGGCCGTGGTGACCGAGGACTTTGCACCGCTTCTCATCGGACAGGATCCGCTGAATGTCCTGGGTCTGCATGACCGCCTCCGACGTCACGTCTGGTGGTATGGACCCCAGGGCATCGCCGCTCTGGCGCTCAGCGCGGTCGACATCGCCCTGTGGGATCTCAAGGGCCGCATCCTCGGCCAGCCGGTGTGGTCGCTTCTCGGTGGAAAAGTGCGCGACGCTGTCGTGCCGTGCGCGTGCATTCACTTCGATCTCGATCGCTTCGAGTGGAACCTCGATGAATTCCGTGCCTTCGCCGCCGAGGGTTATCGTTACGTCAAGGGCGGATGGGGATCGCGTCCCGAGAATGTCTTCGGCCAGGACCGCGAGCGCGACATTGCCCTGGTCTCCGCGTGCCGCGCGGCCATCGGCGACAAGGTCGATCTCGTTGTCGACGCCCTGGCCGCGCGCACCCGTTGGGATGTGAAGACCGCGGTGCAGCGTTGCCGCGACCTTGCCCCGTTCCGTTTGCGCTGGATCGAGGAACCACTGCCACCGACCGATCTCGAAGGTCACGTGGCGCTTCGCGCGCAAGTCGATCAGCACATCGGAACCGGTGAGCAGGAATGGAACCTTGAGGGTTACCGCCGCCTTCTGCGCTACGGTGCGGTCGACATCGTGCAGATGGATCCGGCGCGTTGCCAGGGCATCACCGGCACGCTTGCGATCGCCCGCCTGCTCGAATCGGAGAACAAACCCTACACCCTCCACACTTGGAGCAGCGCCCTCTGCACCGCCGCCGGCATCGCCGTGCAGGCCGCGACCAGCAACGGACTGACCTTCGATCACAAGCCCCGCCCGAATCCGATGCAGCACGAACTCGTCGAGGACTCCTGGCAGGTTGTCAACGGCACCATCGCCGTGCGTGACACCGCCGGACTGGGTGTCACCGTGCGTGAATCGGTCGTTGAACGTTATCGCATCTAG
- a CDS encoding acetoacetate decarboxylase family protein has product MSESSFLPGYLKDPLHAWSTPLAAPLSASFPFTFRDVTVLTLAYRSTPAAIRRLMPEPLKPISDWVLVHLYNMGDVEWLGRYGECNVMVGAELPGRARGGFSPFLFLNSDGGLAQGREVHGQPKKWANPRVEARGDLVVGALERNGIDVLTGTMVYKQNRGDLADLKRLTFDFALNLNYKVVHHIDERPAIRQITSRRLSDVKITECWADPCSVEIRPNMQAPLHLLPVVETGPGYFWKGEFTLVPGEVLHDYLAAPAG; this is encoded by the coding sequence ATGTCCGAATCTTCATTTCTCCCCGGATACCTCAAGGACCCGCTCCACGCCTGGAGCACGCCGCTGGCCGCGCCGCTGTCGGCCTCGTTTCCCTTCACGTTTCGTGACGTCACGGTGCTCACGCTGGCGTACCGCTCGACACCCGCCGCCATCCGGCGGCTCATGCCGGAGCCGCTCAAGCCGATCAGCGACTGGGTGCTCGTGCACCTCTACAACATGGGCGACGTCGAGTGGCTCGGCCGCTATGGCGAGTGCAATGTCATGGTCGGCGCCGAGCTTCCCGGGCGCGCACGCGGAGGCTTCTCGCCGTTTCTCTTCCTGAACTCCGACGGCGGACTCGCCCAGGGACGCGAGGTTCACGGCCAGCCGAAGAAGTGGGCGAACCCGCGTGTCGAGGCGCGCGGCGACCTTGTGGTCGGCGCGCTGGAGCGCAATGGCATCGACGTGCTCACGGGGACGATGGTGTACAAGCAGAACCGCGGGGATCTCGCGGATCTCAAGCGCCTCACCTTCGATTTCGCCCTCAACCTGAATTACAAGGTCGTGCACCACATCGACGAGCGCCCCGCGATCCGCCAGATCACGAGCCGCCGCCTCTCGGACGTGAAGATCACGGAGTGCTGGGCGGATCCTTGTTCCGTCGAAATCCGCCCGAACATGCAGGCGCCGCTTCACCTGCTGCCCGTTGTGGAAACGGGACCGGGCTACTTCTGGAAGGGGGAGTTCACGCTGGTGCCGGGTGAGGTCCTTCACGACTACCTGGCAGCTCCGGCGGGTTGA
- a CDS encoding SOS response-associated peptidase: MCGRYTITNPEALRGLVQWICEGEDVWQETAPRWNIHPEDTMAIVHRSVDAGCQVKPMRWGLVPFWEKSSKPKLAPINARSGEAFAKPFFRQAIQKRRCLVPADGFYEWPKQERTGRAPRHPNYYTLTDHRPFFFAGIFETAVEGLRPDTFTLFTTAPNSLLLALPHERMPVILESERAKEWIRPGPISEPGFLDLCRTFPADQMTTWRVSTLVNKPGNEGPECAAPLDAGGSDQASFGF, from the coding sequence ATGTGCGGGCGATACACGATCACCAATCCCGAGGCGCTTCGCGGCCTGGTCCAGTGGATCTGCGAAGGCGAGGATGTCTGGCAGGAGACCGCGCCCCGCTGGAACATTCACCCGGAGGACACGATGGCGATCGTGCACCGCAGTGTGGATGCCGGATGCCAGGTGAAGCCCATGCGTTGGGGATTGGTTCCCTTCTGGGAAAAGTCATCGAAGCCCAAACTCGCCCCCATCAATGCGCGCAGCGGTGAAGCTTTTGCCAAGCCGTTCTTCCGCCAGGCCATCCAGAAACGCCGCTGCCTGGTGCCGGCGGACGGCTTCTACGAATGGCCAAAGCAGGAAAGAACCGGCAGGGCGCCGCGCCACCCGAACTACTATACACTGACCGACCACCGTCCGTTCTTCTTTGCGGGCATTTTCGAAACCGCCGTGGAAGGCCTGCGTCCTGACACCTTCACGCTTTTCACCACCGCGCCCAACTCCCTGCTCCTCGCGCTGCCCCATGAGCGCATGCCGGTTATCCTCGAATCGGAGCGCGCAAAGGAATGGATCCGCCCCGGGCCCATTTCCGAACCGGGATTTCTCGATCTCTGCCGCACGTTTCCCGCGGACCAAATGACCACCTGGCGCGTGAGCACGCTCGTGAACAAGCCAGGCAACGAAGGCCCCGAGTGTGCGGCTCCGCTCGACGCCGGGGGTTCGGACCAGGCGTCATTCGGGTTCTGA